Proteins from one Planctomyces sp. SH-PL62 genomic window:
- the glgC gene encoding glucose-1-phosphate adenylyltransferase: protein MYRDVLAIVLAGGRGTRLDPLTRDRAKPAVPFGGIYRIIDFTLSNCINSDIRRILVPTQYKATSLNRHIDQGWNFLCRELDEYIEVIPPQQRLTEAWYQGTADAIYQNVYTIEKAAPRDTIILAGDHIYKMNYARMIDFHRERKADLTVACQPSTLAAARDFGVMGTDDEGRITSFVEKPKDPPPMPGHPDQALASMGIYVFNTDVMYELLFRDAARKEASGHDFGRDIIPRMVQEGMRVVAYPFRDENRKTAAYWRDVGTLDAYFQTSMDLIAVDPTLNLYDREWPIHTYQPASPPPKFVHTDPDRRGAAFGSIVCQGVIVSGGQVFRSILSPAVRVRSYSLVEDSILFDGVEVGRHARVRNAIIDKYVRVPPGFTIGWDRQLDIEHGFTITPAGVTVVSKDEDLERFA, encoded by the coding sequence GTGTATCGCGACGTGCTGGCCATCGTTCTGGCGGGCGGGCGGGGGACGCGGCTGGACCCCCTGACGCGAGACCGCGCCAAGCCGGCGGTCCCGTTCGGGGGCATCTACCGGATCATCGACTTCACCCTATCCAACTGCATCAATTCCGACATCAGGCGCATCCTGGTCCCCACCCAGTACAAGGCCACCAGCCTCAATCGCCATATCGACCAGGGTTGGAACTTCCTCTGCCGCGAGCTGGACGAGTACATCGAGGTCATCCCGCCCCAGCAGCGGCTCACCGAGGCCTGGTATCAGGGGACGGCCGACGCCATCTACCAGAACGTCTACACGATCGAGAAGGCCGCCCCCCGCGACACGATCATCCTGGCCGGCGACCATATCTATAAGATGAATTACGCCCGCATGATCGACTTCCATCGCGAACGCAAGGCCGACCTGACCGTCGCCTGCCAGCCCTCCACGCTGGCCGCCGCCCGCGATTTCGGCGTCATGGGGACCGACGACGAGGGGCGGATCACCAGCTTCGTCGAGAAGCCCAAGGACCCGCCCCCCATGCCCGGCCATCCCGACCAGGCCCTCGCCTCGATGGGCATCTACGTCTTCAACACCGACGTCATGTACGAGCTGCTCTTCCGCGACGCGGCGAGGAAGGAAGCCAGCGGCCACGACTTCGGCCGCGACATCATCCCCCGGATGGTCCAGGAGGGGATGCGCGTCGTCGCCTATCCGTTCCGCGACGAGAACCGCAAGACGGCCGCCTACTGGCGCGACGTCGGCACCCTCGACGCCTACTTCCAGACCAGCATGGACCTCATCGCCGTCGACCCGACCCTCAACCTGTACGACCGCGAGTGGCCGATCCACACCTACCAGCCCGCCTCCCCCCCCCCGAAATTCGTCCACACCGACCCCGACCGTCGCGGCGCGGCGTTCGGCTCGATCGTCTGCCAGGGGGTGATCGTCTCGGGGGGCCAGGTCTTCCGGAGCATCCTCTCGCCCGCCGTCCGCGTCCGCAGCTACTCGCTCGTCGAGGATTCCATCCTGTTCGACGGCGTCGAGGTCGGCCGACACGCCCGCGTCCGAAACGCCATCATCGACAAGTACGTCCGCGTCCCCCCGGGCTTCACCATCGGCTGGGACCGCCAGCTCGACATCGAGCACGGCTTCACCATCACCCCGGCGGGCGTCACCGTCGTCTCCAAGGACGAGGACCTCGAACGCTTCGCTTGA
- a CDS encoding alkaline phosphatase yields MIRHASQPVRMTAVSIAAALLAWGGPRAAQAEDRLKELQTEYSNSVAEKRDRVYHFGSQGPGDVYSNHGSHSNRQIPVYTWGTKADLGLITGSASSYRDPEKLKAIYGYVPENTVNPDAEYADQSDIRKVLESAAVKGAKHVFIVWFDGMDWVATQAAAIAKSNKVYTEGKGSGLIFQDYAAPGSNPQYGYVVTSPTYDKSDLDVDAQTVKIPKGSMKGGYDVQIAGPNPWTPGPLGAKAPGYFKGQSANEADREGVKSVGRILHAYTDSSQSAAEIVSGVKSYNNSVNVSDDGRPVPTIFHDLQAQGWKTGTVTSVPFPHASPAGMYAQNVYRDDYQDLARTMLGIPSVIQEALGAPQYPGLDVVIGMGYGVMMEPAHLKRQGKNAVEGHLFIAEADRAAINVKNGGKYTVVETKLGVNGGEALQRAADEAARAGTRLFGFFGEKGLDHLPFRTADGNFDPSPNPSKEGRQAVGLPYSKEVLDSQPTLAQMTDAALTVLARPDEKFILFVEAGDVDFALHANNLDNAVGAVHSGDAAIRRIIHWVETQSNWDDSVLLVSSDHGHYLVIDKPEGLLSPGR; encoded by the coding sequence ATGATCCGACACGCATCTCAACCCGTTCGCATGACGGCCGTCTCGATCGCGGCGGCCCTGCTGGCCTGGGGCGGCCCCCGCGCCGCGCAGGCCGAGGACCGCCTGAAGGAATTGCAGACGGAGTATTCGAACTCCGTCGCCGAGAAGCGCGACCGCGTGTATCACTTCGGGTCGCAGGGCCCCGGCGACGTCTACTCGAACCACGGCAGCCATTCCAACCGCCAGATCCCCGTCTACACCTGGGGGACCAAGGCCGACCTCGGCCTGATCACCGGCTCCGCGAGCAGCTATCGCGACCCGGAGAAGCTCAAGGCGATCTACGGCTACGTGCCCGAGAACACCGTCAACCCCGACGCCGAATACGCCGACCAGAGCGACATCCGCAAGGTCCTGGAGTCGGCCGCCGTCAAGGGCGCCAAGCACGTCTTCATCGTCTGGTTCGACGGCATGGACTGGGTCGCCACCCAGGCCGCCGCGATCGCCAAGTCGAACAAGGTCTACACCGAGGGGAAGGGCTCGGGCCTGATTTTCCAGGACTACGCGGCCCCGGGCTCCAACCCCCAGTACGGCTACGTCGTCACCAGCCCGACGTATGACAAGAGCGACCTCGACGTCGACGCCCAGACGGTCAAGATCCCCAAGGGGAGCATGAAGGGGGGCTACGACGTCCAGATCGCCGGCCCGAACCCCTGGACCCCCGGCCCGCTCGGCGCCAAGGCCCCCGGCTACTTCAAGGGTCAATCGGCCAACGAGGCCGACCGCGAGGGTGTGAAGTCCGTCGGCCGGATCCTCCACGCCTACACCGACTCTTCCCAGAGCGCCGCCGAGATCGTCAGCGGGGTCAAGTCGTACAACAACAGCGTCAACGTGAGCGACGACGGACGTCCGGTCCCCACCATCTTCCACGACCTCCAGGCCCAGGGCTGGAAGACCGGCACCGTGACGAGCGTGCCGTTCCCCCACGCCTCGCCCGCCGGCATGTACGCCCAGAACGTCTACCGCGACGATTATCAGGACCTGGCCCGGACCATGCTCGGCATCCCGAGCGTCATCCAGGAGGCCCTGGGGGCGCCCCAGTATCCCGGCCTCGACGTCGTGATCGGGATGGGCTACGGCGTCATGATGGAGCCCGCGCACCTCAAGCGGCAGGGCAAGAACGCGGTCGAAGGCCACCTGTTCATCGCCGAGGCCGACCGCGCCGCGATCAACGTGAAGAACGGCGGCAAGTACACGGTCGTCGAGACCAAGCTCGGCGTCAACGGCGGCGAGGCCCTCCAGCGCGCCGCGGACGAGGCCGCCCGGGCGGGCACCCGCCTCTTCGGCTTCTTCGGCGAGAAGGGACTGGACCATCTCCCCTTCCGCACCGCCGACGGCAACTTCGACCCCTCCCCCAACCCCTCGAAGGAGGGCAGGCAAGCGGTCGGCCTCCCCTACTCCAAGGAAGTCCTCGACTCCCAGCCGACCCTCGCCCAGATGACCGACGCCGCGCTCACGGTCCTCGCCAGGCCCGACGAGAAGTTCATCCTGTTCGTCGAGGCCGGCGACGTCGACTTCGCGCTCCACGCCAACAACCTGGACAACGCCGTCGGCGCCGTCCACAGCGGCGACGCCGCCATTCGGCGGATCATCCACTGGGTCGAGACCCAGAGCAACTGGGACGACTCCGTCCTGCTCGTCTCGTCCGACCACGGCCACTACCTGGTGATCGACAAGCCCGAAGGCCTGCTCTCGCCCGGCCGCTGA
- a CDS encoding endonuclease/exonuclease/phosphatase family protein has product MIRRLALSFGLLLSPALAGAQDVIKLATFNIHHGEGTDGKLDLKRVADVVRGADVIAFQEIDVRFGDRSGGVDQAEQLGKELGGNFAFGPNLLRGEGSYGVALVTRFPIVGHTNHRLPRSEGRDKAEPRGLLECRLDVDGKPLRVYVTHLAHDSGADRALQVARVREIVAASPDPWVVMGDFNLRPDSADYRTLTAPEPGPRFIDAWTVAGKGPGDTIGVHGTRSARIDYVFTSGPLAAGLVAGSARVDVETIASDHQPVFVDLRFPTDR; this is encoded by the coding sequence GTGATCCGTCGCCTCGCGCTATCCTTCGGACTCCTCCTGTCGCCCGCCTTGGCCGGGGCGCAGGACGTGATCAAGCTGGCCACCTTCAACATCCATCACGGCGAGGGGACCGACGGCAAGCTCGACCTCAAGCGCGTCGCCGACGTGGTCCGGGGCGCCGACGTGATCGCGTTCCAGGAGATCGACGTCCGGTTCGGCGACCGGAGCGGCGGCGTGGATCAGGCGGAGCAGCTCGGGAAGGAGCTGGGCGGCAACTTCGCCTTCGGGCCGAACCTGCTCAGAGGGGAGGGGAGCTACGGCGTCGCCCTGGTGACGCGGTTCCCCATCGTGGGCCACACGAACCATCGCCTGCCGAGGTCCGAAGGGCGCGACAAGGCCGAACCTCGCGGGCTCCTGGAATGTCGGCTCGACGTCGACGGCAAGCCGTTGCGGGTCTACGTCACCCACCTGGCCCATGACTCCGGGGCCGATCGGGCGCTCCAGGTCGCCAGGGTGCGCGAGATCGTCGCCGCGAGCCCCGACCCCTGGGTCGTGATGGGCGACTTCAACCTCCGCCCCGACTCGGCCGACTACCGGACCCTCACGGCGCCCGAGCCCGGTCCCCGTTTCATCGACGCCTGGACCGTCGCCGGGAAAGGCCCGGGAGACACGATCGGCGTGCATGGGACTCGTTCGGCGCGGATCGACTACGTCTTCACGTCCGGGCCGCTCGCCGCCGGCCTCGTCGCCGGGTCGGCTCGCGTGGACGTCGAGACGATCGCGTCCGACCACCAGCCGGTCTTCGTCGACCTGCGATTCCCCACGGATCGCTGA
- a CDS encoding DUF1559 domain-containing protein, translated as MPSEIRKRPRGFTLIELLVVIAIIAVLIALLLPAVQSAREAARRIQCTNNLKQIGLAVHNYGDAVGSFPPGASDCCNGTWQAFILPYMEQGALSNSYNFSNPRYVNLANTTVTTSFISAFLCPSNGLRHRPISTALGADATGKISAHNYVANFGATDLNQQSVALDSVFAGAPFTFMRPYTNADHPESPNKGKTITIASITDGTTNTMLASEVLIVPKEQELRGMTWWADATSFTAMLAPNSALPDMMYGGGACTPTIARPTPCAHSAGTPRLNYLAARSQHSGGVNAAMCDGSVRFVKNSVSLPIWRALSTTQGGEIISSDAY; from the coding sequence ATGCCGTCCGAAATTCGTAAGCGCCCGCGTGGATTCACGCTGATCGAACTGCTGGTGGTCATCGCCATCATCGCCGTGCTCATCGCGCTGTTGCTCCCGGCGGTGCAGTCGGCGCGCGAGGCCGCCCGGCGGATCCAGTGCACCAACAATTTGAAGCAGATCGGGCTCGCCGTCCACAACTACGGCGACGCGGTGGGCTCGTTCCCCCCGGGCGCGTCCGACTGCTGCAACGGCACCTGGCAGGCGTTCATCCTCCCCTATATGGAACAGGGCGCCCTCTCCAACTCGTACAATTTCTCCAATCCTCGCTACGTCAACCTGGCCAACACCACGGTTACGACGAGCTTCATCAGCGCGTTCCTCTGCCCGAGCAATGGTCTGCGGCACAGGCCGATCAGCACGGCGCTCGGGGCCGACGCCACGGGCAAGATCTCGGCGCACAACTACGTGGCGAACTTCGGCGCGACCGACCTCAATCAGCAGAGCGTCGCGCTGGACTCCGTTTTCGCCGGCGCCCCGTTCACATTCATGAGGCCTTACACCAACGCCGACCACCCGGAGTCGCCCAACAAGGGCAAGACGATCACCATCGCCTCGATCACCGACGGCACGACCAATACCATGCTGGCTTCCGAGGTCCTCATCGTGCCCAAGGAGCAGGAGCTGCGCGGCATGACCTGGTGGGCCGACGCCACCAGCTTCACCGCCATGCTGGCCCCCAATTCGGCCCTCCCCGACATGATGTACGGCGGCGGCGCCTGCACGCCGACGATCGCCAGGCCCACCCCCTGCGCCCACTCCGCGGGCACCCCCCGCCTCAACTACCTGGCAGCCCGAAGCCAGCACTCCGGTGGGGTCAACGCCGCGATGTGCGACGGCTCCGTACGGTTCGTGAAGAACTCCGTCAGCCTCCCCATCTGGCGCGCCCTGAGCACCACCCAGGGGGGCGAGATCATCAGCTCCGACGCCTATTGA